A window of Sulfurimonas gotlandica GD1 contains these coding sequences:
- a CDS encoding GDP-mannose 4,6-dehydratase — translation MKKALITGVTGQDGAYLSKLLLEKGYEVIGLTRSYAAGNLYKLEYLGIQDSITILECDLLDFSNILNVITKNMPDEIYNLSAQSSVGSSFDQPIGTFQYNTTSVLNILESIKLVNKNIKFYQASSSEMYGKVKDLPISEDTPFHPLSPYAVSKASAHWLTINYRESYSMFTCCGILFNHESFLRSKNFFIKKIIKDSIDIYFGKKDILKVGNIEIKRDFGYSPKYIEAMYSMMQQETPEDFVICSGESVSLKEIIFYVFDKLKIEHEKLVIDDNLYRPTEIYDIYGSNKKAKEKLKWNYDNSFIEVLDMLIEEELINYEK, via the coding sequence ATGAAAAAAGCATTAATAACTGGAGTTACAGGACAAGACGGAGCATATTTATCAAAGCTTTTATTAGAAAAAGGCTATGAAGTAATAGGGCTGACAAGAAGTTATGCAGCAGGTAATCTATATAAGTTGGAATATTTAGGAATACAAGACTCTATAACCATACTTGAGTGTGACTTATTAGACTTCTCTAATATTTTAAATGTCATTACAAAAAATATGCCTGATGAAATATATAATTTATCGGCACAAAGTTCAGTTGGAAGTTCATTTGATCAACCTATAGGCACATTTCAGTATAATACTACTTCCGTATTAAATATTCTAGAAAGCATAAAATTAGTAAATAAAAATATAAAATTCTACCAAGCTTCAAGTTCTGAAATGTATGGTAAAGTGAAAGATTTACCAATTAGTGAAGATACTCCATTCCATCCATTAAGTCCATATGCCGTTTCAAAAGCTTCAGCTCACTGGCTAACAATAAACTATAGAGAATCTTATTCGATGTTTACATGTTGTGGTATTTTATTTAATCATGAATCTTTTTTAAGAAGTAAAAATTTCTTTATTAAAAAAATAATAAAAGATTCTATAGATATCTATTTTGGTAAAAAAGATATACTCAAAGTAGGTAACATTGAGATAAAAAGAGATTTTGGATATAGCCCAAAATACATTGAAGCAATGTATTCTATGATGCAGCAAGAAACTCCTGAAGACTTTGTTATTTGCTCTGGAGAATCAGTTTCATTAAAGGAAATTATTTTTTATGTTTTTGACAAGTTGAAAATAGAACATGAAAAGTTAGTAATAGATGATAACTTATATAGACCTACTGAAATATATGATATCTATGGGTCAAATAAAAAAGCAAAAGAAAAATTGAAATGGAATTATGATAATAGCTTTATAGAGGTTTTAGATATGTTAATTGAGGAAGAACTTATAAATTATGAAAAATAA
- a CDS encoding glycosyltransferase family 4 protein, with protein sequence MKILFDHQIFLAQKYGGISRYFVELVKKFDSLNQKYSLPVYYSNNVYLEDIKKIKPFQENKFSKKLFSYMGRLIMKKYIKENSFDIFHPTYYDPYFLKSLQKPYVLTIYDFMHEKFKDMFSSKDMNIAWKKECAMKADRIIAISENTKQDIIKYYGISADKIDVVYLSSSLKIINEDLELSLPEKYILFVGNRSRYKNFNAFIKAVAPLLYEENELNVICAGGGAFSKDEEMNLKELGIMEKVKYFNIDDKILANLYQKAICFVFPSLYEGFGIPVLEAFNCGCPVALSNQGSLPEVGGDAVEYFDPNSLESILRAVKSLYYDNSRREELKQLGTIQAKKFSWEKTAQQTIAVYNKLL encoded by the coding sequence ATGAAAATTTTATTTGATCATCAAATCTTTTTAGCACAGAAATATGGTGGAATCTCCAGATATTTTGTTGAACTTGTTAAAAAGTTCGATTCTCTAAACCAAAAATACAGCTTGCCTGTTTATTATTCCAATAATGTATATTTAGAAGATATAAAAAAGATCAAGCCATTTCAAGAAAATAAATTTTCTAAAAAATTATTTTCTTACATGGGTCGTTTAATTATGAAGAAATATATTAAAGAAAATAGTTTTGATATATTTCACCCTACTTACTATGATCCGTATTTTTTAAAGAGTCTACAAAAACCATATGTCTTAACAATATATGATTTTATGCATGAAAAATTCAAAGATATGTTCTCATCAAAAGATATGAATATTGCTTGGAAAAAAGAGTGTGCTATGAAGGCAGATAGAATAATCGCCATCTCTGAAAACACAAAACAAGATATTATTAAATATTATGGAATTTCAGCAGACAAAATTGATGTAGTATACTTGTCAAGTTCATTGAAAATAATAAATGAAGATTTAGAACTGTCTCTACCTGAAAAATACATTTTGTTTGTTGGCAATAGAAGTAGATATAAAAACTTCAATGCGTTTATAAAAGCAGTTGCACCTTTATTATATGAAGAAAATGAATTAAATGTAATTTGTGCCGGAGGTGGTGCATTTTCTAAAGATGAAGAGATGAATCTTAAAGAACTTGGCATAATGGAGAAAGTAAAGTATTTCAATATAGACGATAAAATACTAGCTAACCTTTATCAAAAAGCTATATGCTTTGTATTTCCTTCGTTGTATGAAGGATTTGGTATTCCTGTATTAGAAGCATTTAACTGTGGTTGCCCTGTAGCTTTGAGTAATCAAGGCTCTTTACCTGAAGTGGGTGGAGATGCAGTAGAATATTTTGATCCTAATTCGTTAGAATCTATACTAAGAGCTGTTAAAAGTTTATATTATGATAATAGCAGACGTGAAGAATTAAAACAATTAGGTACTATACAAGCAAAAAAATTTAGTTGGGAGAAAACAGCTCAGCAAACAATAGCTGTATACAATAAACTACTATGA
- the rfbC gene encoding dTDP-4-dehydrorhamnose 3,5-epimerase, with protein MKIEQTKLSGVLVLTPKIFNDERGFFYESYSKNSFLEHGVNHDFIQDNHSYSRDKYTFRGLHYQMNPKAQTTLIRVVSGEIMDFAVDLRKNSPTYGQYTSVLLSAENHKQLLIPKGFAHGFLTLTDNVNILYKMDDIYAPEYDRILNVRDHQVDIKLGVDFDKITIAKKDEKAPMLENIENNFIYIK; from the coding sequence ATGAAGATTGAACAAACAAAACTTAGTGGAGTATTAGTATTAACTCCAAAAATATTTAATGACGAAAGAGGCTTTTTTTATGAAAGTTACTCTAAAAATAGTTTTTTAGAGCATGGAGTAAACCATGATTTTATACAGGATAATCACTCTTACAGTAGAGATAAATATACATTTAGAGGGTTGCACTACCAGATGAATCCAAAAGCTCAAACAACATTGATAAGGGTTGTTTCAGGAGAGATAATGGATTTTGCTGTTGATCTTAGAAAAAACTCTCCAACATATGGACAATATACTTCTGTATTATTATCTGCAGAAAACCATAAGCAACTGTTAATTCCAAAAGGTTTTGCACATGGATTTTTGACATTGACAGATAATGTTAACATTTTATATAAAATGGATGATATCTATGCTCCTGAATACGACAGAATATTAAACGTTAGAGATCATCAAGTTGATATTAAACTAGGTGTTGATTTTGATAAAATCACAATAGCTAAAAAAGATGAAAAAGCACCGATGCTTGAAAATATAGAAAATAATTTCATCTATATAAAATAG